GCTGGGGGAATGTACTCATGGTCGATTGTCGGGTGGGGGATTCGACAGAGGTGAGTGCAGGGCTGATGAACGGTGGTGAATTCATCGCGGGTCAAGCCCGCTCCCACAGTGGGTCTGTGGGGGCTTAAAGCCAGCCACAAAGGGTTGATGCAAGACCCGCGATGAGGCCAGTACAGCCAACCCATCAAGTGGTGCCCGGATTACGACCGCTTCGCGCTCGATCGCGGGGCAAGGCCCGCTCCCACTTTCAGCCGGACATCCGCCCGATCAACGCCCACAAGCGCTCATCGTCGAAATCCTCCACCACCAACTGCGCACCAGCCTCCAGCAAGGCTTCAGGCCGCTGGCTGGTCGATAGCCCGACGGTAAAGATCCCCGCGCCGCTGGCCGCCTTCACCCCCGGCAGCGAATCCTCGAACGCCAGCGAATGCGCCGCCCGCGCCTGCAGGCGTTCAAGGCCGGTGAGGTAGGGCAGCGGGTCGGGCTTGGCCCGGGCCAGTTCTTCGGCCACCAGCACATGCTCGAAGCGTTGCTCCAGGCCCATGGCGGCGAGCATGTGCACGGCGTTGGCCCGTGGCGCGTTGGTGACCACGGCAATACC
This portion of the Pseudomonas sp. SORT22 genome encodes:
- a CDS encoding HAD-IA family hydrolase, which encodes MLDALLFDLDGTLTDTDKLHLLAMQQLLLEEGRVFTEAEFDAHVSGRANADLCRYLFPDRPVSEHQLFAERKEARFRALSPTLQPTAGLLRLLEHAERQRIGIAVVTNAPRANAVHMLAAMGLEQRFEHVLVAEELARAKPDPLPYLTGLERLQARAAHSLAFEDSLPGVKAASGAGIFTVGLSTSQRPEALLEAGAQLVVEDFDDERLWALIGRMSG